Proteins from one Rhinopithecus roxellana isolate Shanxi Qingling chromosome 18, ASM756505v1, whole genome shotgun sequence genomic window:
- the PABPC3 gene encoding polyadenylate-binding protein 3 isoform X1 — protein MNPSTPSYPTASLYVGDLHPDVTEAMLYEKFSRAGPILSIRVCRDVITRRSSSYAYVNFQHPKDAERALETMNFDVIKGKPVRIMWSQRDPSLRRSGVGNIFVKNLDKSINNKVLYDTVSAFGNILSCKVVCDENGSKGYGFVHFETHEAAERAIEKMNGMLLNDRKVFVGRFKSRKEREAELGARAKEFPNVYIKNFGEDMDDERLKDLFGKFGPTLSVKVMTDESGKSKGFGFVSFERHEDAQKAVDEMNGKELNGKQIYVGRAQKKVERQTELKRKFEKMKQDRITRYQVVNLYVKNLDDDIDDERLRKAFSPFGTITSAKVMMEGGRSKGFGFVCFSSPEEATKAVTEMNGRIVATKPLYVALAQRKEERQAHLTNEYMQRMASVRAVPNPVINPYQPAPPSGYFMAAVPLTQNRAAYYPPSQNAQLRPSLCWTAQGARPHPFQNKPGAIRPAAPRLPFSTMRPTSSQVPRVMSTQRVANTSTPTVGPHPAAAAAAATPAVRTVLRYKYAAGVRNPQQHLNAQPQVTMQQPAVHVQGQETLTASMLASAPPQEQKRMLGERLFPPIQAMHPTLAGKITGMLLEIDNSELLHMLESPQSLRSKVDEAVAVLQAHQVKEATQKEVNSATGVPTV, from the coding sequence ATGAACCCCAGCACCCCCAGCTACCCAACGGCCTCACTCTACGTGGGGGACCTCCACCCCGACGTGACCGAGGCGATGCTCTATGAGAAGTTCAGCCGGGCGGGGCCCATCCTCTCCATCCGGGTCTGTAGGGACGTGATCACCCGCCGCTCCTCCAGCTACGCGTATGTGAACTTCCAGCACCCGAAGGACGCGGAGCGTGCTCTGGAGACCATGAATTTTGATGTTATAAAGGGCAAGCCAGTGCGCATCATGTGGTCTCAGCGTGATCCATCACTTCGCAGAAGTGGAGTGGGCAACATATTCGTTAAAAATCTGGATAAATCCATTAATAATAAAGTACTGTATGATACAGTTTCTGCTTTTGGTAACATCCTTTCATGTAAGGTGGTTTGTGATGAAAATGGTTCCAAGGGGTATGGATTCGTACACTTTGAGACACACGAAGCGGCTGAAAGAGCTATTGAAAAAATGAATGGAATGCTCCTAAATGATCGGAAAGTATTTGTTGGACGATTTAAGTCTCGTAAAGAACGAGAAGCTGAACTTGGAGCTAGGGCAAAAGAGTTCCCCAATGTTTACATCAAGAATTTTGGAGAAGACATGGACGATGAGCGCCTTAAGGATCTCTTTGGCAAGTTCGGGCCCACCTTAAGTGTGAAAGTAATGACTGATGAAAGTGGAAAATCCAAAGGATTTGGATTTGTGAGCTTTGAAAGACATGAAGATGCACAGAAAGCTGTAGATGAGATGAATGGAAAGGAGCTCAATGGAAAACAAATTTACGTTGGTCGAGCTCAGAAAAAAGTGGAACGGCAGACGGAACTTAAGCGCAAATTTGAAAAGATGAAGCAAGATAGGATCACCAGATACCAGGTTGTTAATCTTTATGTGAAAAATCTTGATGATGATATTGATGATGAACGTCTCCGGAAAGCATTTTCTCCATTTGGTACAATCACTAGTGCAAAGGTTATGATGGAAGGTGGTCGCAGCAAAGGGTTTGGTTTCGTATGTTTCTCCTCCCCAGAAGAAGCCACTAAAGCAGTTACAGAAATGAACGGTAGAATTGTGGCCACAAAGCCATTGTATGTAGCTTTAGCTCAGCGCAAAGAAGAGCGCCAGGCTCACCTCACTAACGAGTATATGCAGAGAATGGCAAGTGTACGGGCTGTGCCCAACCCTGTAATCAACCCCTACCAGCCAGCACCTCCTTCAGGTTACTTCATGGCAGCTGTTCCACTGACTCAGAACCGTGCTGCATACTATCCTCCTAGCCAAAATGCTCAACTAAGACCAAGTCTTTGCTGGACTGCTCAGGGTGCCAGACCTCATCCATTCCAAAATAAACCCGGTGCTATCCGCCCAGCTGCTCCTAGGCTACCATTTAGTACTATGAGACCAACTTCCTCACAGGTTCCACGAGTCATGTCAACGCAGCGTGTTGCTAACACATCAACACCGACAGTGGGTCCACatcctgcagctgctgctgctgcagctacCCCTGCTGTGCGCACGGTTCTACGGTATAAATATGCTGCGGGAGTTCGCAATCCTCAGCAACATCTTAATGCACAGCCACAAGTTACAATGCAACAGCCTGCTGTTCATGTACAGGGTCAGGAAACTTTGACTGCTTCCATGTTGGCATCTGCCCCTCCTCAAGAGCAGAAGCGAATGTTGGGTGAACGGCTCTTTCCTCCTATTCAAGCCATGCACCCTACTCTTGCTGGTAAAATCACTGGCATGTTGTTGGAGATTGATAATTCAGAACTTCTTCATATGCTCGAGTCTCCACAGTCACTCCGTTCTAAGGTTGACGAAGCTGTAGCTGTACTACAAGCCCACCAAGTTAAAGAGGCTACCCAGAAAGAAGTTAACAGTGCCACCGGTGTTCCAACTGTTTAA
- the PABPC3 gene encoding polyadenylate-binding protein 3 isoform X2 — protein sequence MNPSTPSYPTASLYVGDLHPDVTEAMLYEKFSRAGPILSIRVCRDVITRRSSSYAYVNFQHPKDAERALETMNFDVIKGKPVRIMWSQRDPSLRRSGVGNIFVKNLDKSINNKVLYDTVSAFGNILSCKVVCDENGSKGYGFVHFETHEAAERAIEKMNGMLLNDRKVFVGRFKSRKEREAELGARAKEFPNVYIKNFGEDMDDERLKDLFGKFGPTLSVKVMTDESGKSKGFGFVSFERHEDAQKAVDEMNGKELNGKQIYVGRAQKKVERQTELKRKFEKMKQDRITRYQVVNLYVKNLDDDIDDERLRKAFSPFGTITSAKVMMEGGRSKGFGFVCFSSPEEATKAVTEMNGRIVATKPLYVALAQRKEERQAHLTNEYMQRMASVRAVPNPVINPYQPAPPSGYFMAAVPLTQNRAAYYPPSQNAQLRPSLCWTAQGARPQPAVHVQGQETLTASMLASAPPQEQKRMLGERLFPPIQAMHPTLAGKITGMLLEIDNSELLHMLESPQSLRSKVDEAVAVLQAHQVKEATQKEVNSATGVPTV from the exons ATGAACCCCAGCACCCCCAGCTACCCAACGGCCTCACTCTACGTGGGGGACCTCCACCCCGACGTGACCGAGGCGATGCTCTATGAGAAGTTCAGCCGGGCGGGGCCCATCCTCTCCATCCGGGTCTGTAGGGACGTGATCACCCGCCGCTCCTCCAGCTACGCGTATGTGAACTTCCAGCACCCGAAGGACGCGGAGCGTGCTCTGGAGACCATGAATTTTGATGTTATAAAGGGCAAGCCAGTGCGCATCATGTGGTCTCAGCGTGATCCATCACTTCGCAGAAGTGGAGTGGGCAACATATTCGTTAAAAATCTGGATAAATCCATTAATAATAAAGTACTGTATGATACAGTTTCTGCTTTTGGTAACATCCTTTCATGTAAGGTGGTTTGTGATGAAAATGGTTCCAAGGGGTATGGATTCGTACACTTTGAGACACACGAAGCGGCTGAAAGAGCTATTGAAAAAATGAATGGAATGCTCCTAAATGATCGGAAAGTATTTGTTGGACGATTTAAGTCTCGTAAAGAACGAGAAGCTGAACTTGGAGCTAGGGCAAAAGAGTTCCCCAATGTTTACATCAAGAATTTTGGAGAAGACATGGACGATGAGCGCCTTAAGGATCTCTTTGGCAAGTTCGGGCCCACCTTAAGTGTGAAAGTAATGACTGATGAAAGTGGAAAATCCAAAGGATTTGGATTTGTGAGCTTTGAAAGACATGAAGATGCACAGAAAGCTGTAGATGAGATGAATGGAAAGGAGCTCAATGGAAAACAAATTTACGTTGGTCGAGCTCAGAAAAAAGTGGAACGGCAGACGGAACTTAAGCGCAAATTTGAAAAGATGAAGCAAGATAGGATCACCAGATACCAGGTTGTTAATCTTTATGTGAAAAATCTTGATGATGATATTGATGATGAACGTCTCCGGAAAGCATTTTCTCCATTTGGTACAATCACTAGTGCAAAGGTTATGATGGAAGGTGGTCGCAGCAAAGGGTTTGGTTTCGTATGTTTCTCCTCCCCAGAAGAAGCCACTAAAGCAGTTACAGAAATGAACGGTAGAATTGTGGCCACAAAGCCATTGTATGTAGCTTTAGCTCAGCGCAAAGAAGAGCGCCAGGCTCACCTCACTAACGAGTATATGCAGAGAATGGCAAGTGTACGGGCTGTGCCCAACCCTGTAATCAACCCCTACCAGCCAGCACCTCCTTCAGGTTACTTCATGGCAGCTGTTCCACTGACTCAGAACCGTGCTGCATACTATCCTCCTAGCCAAAATGCTCAACTAAGACCAAGTCTTTGCTGGACTGCTCAGGGTGCCAGACCTC AGCCTGCTGTTCATGTACAGGGTCAGGAAACTTTGACTGCTTCCATGTTGGCATCTGCCCCTCCTCAAGAGCAGAAGCGAATGTTGGGTGAACGGCTCTTTCCTCCTATTCAAGCCATGCACCCTACTCTTGCTGGTAAAATCACTGGCATGTTGTTGGAGATTGATAATTCAGAACTTCTTCATATGCTCGAGTCTCCACAGTCACTCCGTTCTAAGGTTGACGAAGCTGTAGCTGTACTACAAGCCCACCAAGTTAAAGAGGCTACCCAGAAAGAAGTTAACAGTGCCACCGGTGTTCCAACTGTTTAA